Part of the Weissella coleopterorum genome is shown below.
TGACAACTTGGATTGGAAAAATGGTTGAAACGTTTACGACCTTGCAGCCAGTTCCAATGTCAATGTTGATTGCGATGGCCTTCGCAATTATCATTATCACACCAATTTCAACGGTTGGAATTGCCTTAGCAATTTCATTAGCTGGTTTGGGATCTGGAGCAGCCGGAGTTGGAGTGATTGCAACCACAGTTATTTTGTTGATTAACTCAATTAAGGTGAATAAAAAGGGAACTTCAGTTGCGATCTTCTTGGGAGCAATGAAGGGGATGATGCCATCCGTCTTTGCCAAGCCAGTAACCATGATTTCATTCTTAATTACGGCTGCAATTTCTGGAATTCCGGTTGCCTTGTTTAACGTTCAAGGAACGCCAACATCTGCTGGATTTGGGTGGATCGGATTAGTTACACCAATTCAATCAGTTGCTAAGGACGCGGCAGATGCGCAATGGATTACACATTATGTTAATCCAATGATTTCAATTATCGTATTCTTCGTTGTACCAATTGTAGTTGGGTTTGTGGTGGACTTTATCTTGACTAAGTATGTTAAGCTATACAAGCCTTCTGACTTTGAACAAGAAATCTAATATTAAATTCATTAAAACGCTAAAATCAGTTCAACTGATCTTAGCGTTTTTTATGTTATGTGAGAGTGGATGATGGGGTGACAAAATGGTTTGTAAGTTATTAACGATAAAGATATAATAAGAATAGTTTTTTATTCTAGTGGAAAATTATGGAGATTCAGAAGATGAGCCAAGCGATCGCAAATACACAGTCTAATTGGACCGATTTAATCCTACCATTAATCATTATTTTAGGTGTGGCAGTGCTGATTGCCCTTATAATTAGTCTGATTCAAAAATTGTTACATAAGAAAACGACTTTTGTTTTAATTACAGCCATTTTAATTGTGATTGGTAGTTTAGGGCTGACTGCGTATACTGCAAATCTATTCAACGTCCAGGCTTTAGTAGCACAGTATCGGAATCAGTATGTCGCCCAACAAGTGCAAAAGAAAGCGACTCTACATGTAAATCGCCAGCAAATCCAAAAAATGGTGATGCGTGATCAAAATACACAAGATCAATTTGAAAAAGTTGGATTTGTCGCTATTCCATCACAATCGATTTTACTGCCGATTTATAATGATGCTTATTCGGTAGCCGGACTTAACTTGGGAGCGGATTATGCAAATCGCTATCCTGAAGATCCGACCGGAAAAAATATTCCTGTCATGGGTCAGGGGAATTATGGCCTAGCAGCACATAATTTTAATGATGGTAAAACCGGTTTTAGTGGTCTCCAAAAAGATTTAAATGCAAATGCTCCCTATTTAATTAATGGTAAATTAGGCGAATCTGATTGGTTGAATGGTCAAGATGTGTATTTGGCCAATCAAACTGGTATTTATGATTATAAAATTACTAATCAAGTCACTAAAGAAGAAACGGACTCAGAGGTTTTGGCACCTACTGATCAAGCGCAATTAACCATTGTTAGCTGTTTGTTTCCAGATACAAGTAAGCGGATTATAACGCAAGCGACTTTAAAAAAGACCTATTCATGGCAGTCTGCGCCAAATAAAATGGTGGGGTACTTTAATTTAAAAGTTCAAAATACCAATGCCCGAGCTGATTGGTTTAACCCAGGAACTGAAGAGGGTGCCAATGGAGATGCCGGTGGAACTAAGTCAGTGCAAAAATAGTTAGGAGAAAGAGATTGAAAACCATTGCTTTTGATACTTCCAATCAGCCTTTATCGGCTGCTGTTTTTCAAGACGGAAATTTATTAGAACAGTTTGAGACGAATTCACCACGGAATCACTCAGAACAATTATTACCCACCATTGACCATTTATTACAAAATCAAGGTTGGCAGCCACAGGATCTCAATCAAGTCATTGTTAGTCAAGGACCAGGTTCATATACTGGGTTGCGCTTAGCTGTGACCACGGCTAAAACGTTGGCGTTTACTTTGGGACTGGAATTGATTGGAATTTCCGGGCTAGCACTACTGGCCGCCAATGTATTAAATGAAGATACTTTGATTATCCCAATGATGGATGCGCGAAATGATAATGTTTACGCTGGTCAATATCGTTGGCAAGCGGGTGAATTAGTCACAGTCAAAGCGGATCAACATACTTCGATTCATGATCTTCCATTAGCAGTTGGTGCTCAAGCGGTGGTCTACGTTGGAGAGTATCAAAAATTTCAAGATATGCTCAAAAAAAACGTACCGCAAGCGCAATTTGCGGAAGATAATTTCCCACATGCAGCTACAATGCTGAATGTGAGTCGTACAGCTACGGCTATTCAGGCGCCAGCTGCTGTACATAATTTTAATCCAAAATACTTACGCGTCACTCAAGCTGAAGCTGATTGGCAAGCCTTAAACCCGAATGCAGAGAATCATGATTATGTTGAAAAAATTAAATAAATGGTGGACACGCACGCAAAGTTCAGCTTTGCCTGCTGAGGTCCAGAATTTTGTCCAAACCATGATGATTGAGGGACAAGAATATAGTTTGATGGTCGCGCAGCATACTGATGCTGTCGATATGTTTGAAATTGAAGAAGCAGCTTATCAAGGAATGACACCTTGGCCACTCGAAGTTTTTGAAGATGAAGTTGACCGGACGAATGAACGACTCTATCTAGTCCTGCGGGCGCAAGAAACGGGTTCGGTCCTGGCTTATATTGGTGCTAGCTTTGCAGCCGGTAAGAAAACGGCACATATTACTAATATTGCGGTGCACCCCCAGTGGCAACGACGAGGATTAGCCAAAGCTTTACTAGCTTACGTGATGTCTTTATCTGTACAACATCGCTTTGAACGTGTCACCTTGGAAGTCCGCGAAGATAATGTTGCAGCGCAAAAATTGTATCAACAATTAAATTTTAAGATGATCAGACAGCATCCTGACTATTATGAAGATCATGAACCGGCGTTGGAGATGATGGTTAAAGTTGGCGGTAGTGCCTCATGAATTGCGACATCGTCTGGAGTGATCAAGTTCAAGCACATGAACTTTTTGATCTGACGCAACGGAGTTATTCGGGAGGAGGCTGGTCAGAAGCGGTTTTTATGACTGATTTAGCTCAGCCAACGGCATGCTATTTTGGCGGGCGCGTGGCTGGAAAATTGATTGCGTATGTGAGCGCTAGTTTAGTCTTGAATGAATTATCGATTACGAATGTCGCAGTAGATCCAGCGTGGCAGCACCAAGGAGTGGGGGAAGCGCTGTTAACCACATGGCTCGCTCGTTTTGCGTCCCCTGTACGTGTGTTGTTAGAGGTACGCGTCTCGAATGAAAAAGCGCAAAAATTGTATCAAAAAATCGGCT
Proteins encoded:
- the tsaB gene encoding tRNA (adenosine(37)-N6)-threonylcarbamoyltransferase complex dimerization subunit type 1 TsaB, which encodes MKTIAFDTSNQPLSAAVFQDGNLLEQFETNSPRNHSEQLLPTIDHLLQNQGWQPQDLNQVIVSQGPGSYTGLRLAVTTAKTLAFTLGLELIGISGLALLAANVLNEDTLIIPMMDARNDNVYAGQYRWQAGELVTVKADQHTSIHDLPLAVGAQAVVYVGEYQKFQDMLKKNVPQAQFAEDNFPHAATMLNVSRTATAIQAPAAVHNFNPKYLRVTQAEADWQALNPNAENHDYVEKIK
- a CDS encoding class A sortase; protein product: MEIQKMSQAIANTQSNWTDLILPLIIILGVAVLIALIISLIQKLLHKKTTFVLITAILIVIGSLGLTAYTANLFNVQALVAQYRNQYVAQQVQKKATLHVNRQQIQKMVMRDQNTQDQFEKVGFVAIPSQSILLPIYNDAYSVAGLNLGADYANRYPEDPTGKNIPVMGQGNYGLAAHNFNDGKTGFSGLQKDLNANAPYLINGKLGESDWLNGQDVYLANQTGIYDYKITNQVTKEETDSEVLAPTDQAQLTIVSCLFPDTSKRIITQATLKKTYSWQSAPNKMVGYFNLKVQNTNARADWFNPGTEEGANGDAGGTKSVQK
- a CDS encoding PTS sugar transporter subunit IIC; this translates as MNYFDGNYQLKAKDFFFKILSGSAQGILIGVLPSAVLKYLLKLFITPGVTNWASDLNAILVLFTSFIPLLIGVCIALQFNMKPLDVGTMGIAVAAASGATKWATAPKGFINPVTGIASKAPATVYMTAGAGDVINAMIVAAIGVLVIWLIAKYLGGFGSVAIILTPIIVGGGVGLIGKEIAPYVGDVTTWIGKMVETFTTLQPVPMSMLIAMAFAIIIITPISTVGIALAISLAGLGSGAAGVGVIATTVILLINSIKVNKKGTSVAIFLGAMKGMMPSVFAKPVTMISFLITAAISGIPVALFNVQGTPTSAGFGWIGLVTPIQSVAKDAADAQWITHYVNPMISIIVFFVVPIVVGFVVDFILTKYVKLYKPSDFEQEI
- the rimI gene encoding ribosomal protein S18-alanine N-acetyltransferase is translated as MQRIMIMLKKLNKWWTRTQSSALPAEVQNFVQTMMIEGQEYSLMVAQHTDAVDMFEIEEAAYQGMTPWPLEVFEDEVDRTNERLYLVLRAQETGSVLAYIGASFAAGKKTAHITNIAVHPQWQRRGLAKALLAYVMSLSVQHRFERVTLEVREDNVAAQKLYQQLNFKMIRQHPDYYEDHEPALEMMVKVGGSAS
- the rimI gene encoding ribosomal protein S18-alanine N-acetyltransferase — encoded protein: MNCDIVWSDQVQAHELFDLTQRSYSGGGWSEAVFMTDLAQPTACYFGGRVAGKLIAYVSASLVLNELSITNVAVDPAWQHQGVGEALLTTWLARFASPVRVLLEVRVSNEKAQKLYQKIGFETYYVRQKYYQNPVEAAYLMDLKINEWENE